A single window of Salvia splendens isolate huo1 chromosome 8, SspV2, whole genome shotgun sequence DNA harbors:
- the LOC121744146 gene encoding ylmG homolog protein 2, chloroplastic-like, translating to MEEERNLGAPNLQIFPISSTPFAHRFLVGGIREIQKTFASNVENCVKMVDGMRSQNEIVDKVLSFPAYLHSCFQLQIPRRNLSSHNFAAILPGDSVAGVVVASGLSNFLNIYNTLLIVRLVLTWFPNAPPAVVSPLSTLCDPYLNIFRGLIPPLGGLDLSPVLAFLVLNAFTSTAAALPAELPPPTTLQEKWMARLAKMSNTHKK from the exons ATGGAGGAAGAGCGGAATTTGGGCGCTCCAAATTTGCAGATATTTCCAATTTCTTCAACCCCTTTTGCGCATCGATTTTTGGTGGGAGGTATTCGCGAAATCCAGAAAACATTTGCTTCAAATGTGGAAAATTGCGTGAAAATGGTGGATGGTATGAGGTCCCAAAATGAGATTGTTGATAAAGTGTTATCATTTCCTGCTTATCTTCATAGCTGCTTCCAGCTGCAG ATTCCCCGCAGGAACTTGTCTTCTCATAACTTTGCAGCCATTTTGCCCGGTGATTCTGTGGCAGGAGTGGTGGTTGCTAGTGGCCTTTCCAATTTCTTGAACATCTACAACACTTTGCTCATTGTCAGATTGGTTTTGACTTGGTTTCCTAATGCTCCTCCCGCCGTTGTTAGCCCCCTCAG CACACTGTGTGACCCATATTTGAACATATTCCGAGGGTTAATTCCACCACTGGGTGGCTTGGATCTTTCACCAGTGTTAGCATTTCTTGTACTAAATGCCTTCACAAGCACAGCTGCTGCATTGCCTGCTGAACTCCCACCTCCCACGACGTTGCAGGAGAAGTGGATGGCAAGGCTTGCTAAAATGTCCAACACTCATAAAAAGTAG
- the LOC121744575 gene encoding ubiquitin fusion degradation protein 1 homolog, with translation MSGWESSDEPSLLEEVLMCLPFDTYRNPELESGNKVVLPPSCLSRLKDMGVRFPWLFKIESFKSEKSSHCGVLEFCADEGFVYVPRWMMDNLGIGEGEDVILRDAWAMMGTRMKLQPHEGAFLEVGDVRGALEGALRGFSCLSKGDTIGVRCGEREFLVDVLDVGPGGDVISLIDTDCAAEFATPLDYYLNKEEEEEEEEKEREGGVFRAFSGVARRLDGGRCAVAVKKKKKEDKDDDQEFKPFSGRGRLLGGPF, from the coding sequence ATGTCTGGGTGGGAATCGAGCGATGAGCCGAGTTTGTTGGAAGAAGTTCTGATGTGCCTCCCCTTCGACACGTACCGCAATCCGGAGCTGGAATCGGGCAACAAGGTGGTGCTTCCACCATCGTGTCTGTCCCGGCTGAAAGACATGGGCGTCCGGTTCCCTTGGTTGTTCAAGATTGAGTCGTTCAAGTCGGAGAAAAGCTCCCACTGCGGTGTGCTGGAGTTCTGTGCGGACGAGGGGTTTGTGTACGTGCCGCGGTGGATGATGGACAACTTGGGGATCGGAGAGGGGGAGGATGTGATCCTGCGGGACGCATGGGCGATGATGGGGACGCGGATGAAGCTGCAGCCTCACGAGGGCGCATTCCTGGAGGTGGGGGATGTGAGGGGGGCGCTGGAGGGGGCGCTGAGGGGGTTCTCGTGTTTGAGTAAGGGGGATACGATTGGGGTGAGGTGTGGGGAGAGGGAGTTTTTGGTGGATGTGCTCGATGTGGGCCCCGGCGGAGATGTTATCTCTCTTATTGACACAGATTGCGCCGCCGAGTTTGCTACGCCCTTGGACTACTACCTCaacaaggaggaggaggaggaggaggaggagaaggagagggAAGGAGGGGTGTTTAGGGCGTTCTCGGGAGTGGCGAGGCGACTGGATGGGGGGAGGTGCGCGGTGgcggtgaagaagaagaagaaggaggacAAAGATGATGATCAGGAGTTTAAACCATTTAGTGGAAGAGGTCGTCTCCTTGGGGGACCTTTCTAA